Genomic segment of Arctopsyche grandis isolate Sample6627 chromosome 3, ASM5162203v2, whole genome shotgun sequence:
atcgttaaagttggagtcggagtttggagtcgcagtcgaatcataaaataaagtcgaagtcggagtcggtaactTTTGATTCGACTCCACAACCCtggtaatatctttaatatacgaaaaatattgtgatcatttacaaatttttaagctttaaaatattaaacaaaacgTTTAAATGCCCATTCTtactacattttttaaaataattaatgcttatctcgtaaaataattAATCCTAATACCAATTTAGAAATTCTGAGAATCGTGAAAATGCAAACCGGTCGCACCGAAATAATCTCATATTTTTCTCGAAAAACTTTAAACTattacaattttacaatttttggtTGCAGTATTCATAAGTCGTAAATAACATTTAAGAAACTTTATAAAAATGCAATCTCTTATTCGAAAATTAgatgaaaaaaatcgtaattaatTGAAAGaagaattgaaatttatttgaaatcaaatttggAAAACTTAAGCGAAAACTATTCATCAAACACCGAAAGTCcccttcaataatttcaaatacgaCGTGTTATTCACAAtttttgccaaaattaattgagcttattaaatcaaaataacgTTTTTTTCGGTGtacatgcaatatatgtatgtatgtaaatacccaaaacaatactaaaactaattaaacataaataagaTGTTATTATTGACTGTCAATTACACATCCAAACACAGATCGATTGAATTCGTCACTCTCAgtgacttatatgtatgtaggtatatatccaaatatatgtatatatcactaGTTATTCcacacaattataaaaatattatcacaATTTTAATTATGTTATGCATATAGATTTATCTACAGGTGTCTGCGTGAGCGAAACCACCTGCTACTATTTCATGCACGTGTCGTCGTGACTTGGCGAATATTACACGGAAATCCTCGTTCAATCCGATAAAAGTCAGACATGGAATAAATTGCGTTAGATTCGCGTGCagaatatgtataaacaatgtGTTGTATTATTAACGAGCGAGACGTACGAAACGAGACGCGGCAATGTTTTGGGTGCCGGCGTGAAGACTGTTGCTCCTGGATGCTCCTGCTCTCGGGGAGGGGTATAACACCCTAAAGCCGGGGGAGGGACGACGTGGCAAGGGTGACTAACGCATCGtccaaatacaattcaacttttATCGTTGCAAGAAAAAAACTAATTGAATTAGATACATGTAGTACAAATTCGATTGTTTGATTTTACTGTTTCCTAATGAATCGTCGTTTTTTTCCCGACAGATTGTATTTGTTCGTTTCAATTTGCAAACTGAGATTTATTCTTTTTATACGATTCTCGAAAAAATTTGGTATAGTTTCGGCATCGTAAAtgccatatatttatatgaaattagaTGTCATCGTGAAATTTTGAGAAACATTGTTCAGTGAAAGCGATCGATCGCGACTACTGTAGGGTGGAAACGGTGTGAGAATATGTGACAGTTGTTTGTAAGCCAAGGGTCGCTGTCTTTAATTGAGTAAAATAcgcttataatttttttaagaatataatttattcaagattttataattgatttttacgCAGTAGATTCATACACAGTATATTTTAGCGTTGAAATACATAAGTTTACATATATGCAGGGCTTTTTTCCCATGTTacgcggtggaacggcgttccggcaccttttttgggcattttttttatgtttcaaacgaatattttaaataagataTAGAATAttcaagatataaaattatatataagatatagtacaattttattataatttttttttaataaaaaacttgacaagaaatgagttccggcaccttttttttcaaaaaaagtcCTGCACATATGCAGGGCCGCCCAGAGGGTGGTGGAAGCTGGGGTTAAAGTTCCGGGGCCCGAACTACTTGGGGGGCCCCGAgttgggacgttcgactgatcgatattgatattttatattattctacataaaaaatacatatatttctttaatgccaaatgtttattatttttcgatccttGCATTATTTTGTGTCCATGTGGAATCGCAtttaacatatatgtagctattttttttctaatagttctgatagatttatTAATAGATTagtttcgcatattaaaaatatatctataagattttaTTTGTTAGTCATAGGTAAGCTTCAGCGCAaccctgcgcaccattgttcatttttatgatgaacctttttttttgctatctagctttgtagtttgccctctttcctggaaaatagcttCAAAACTCCGattttttgttccaaaagcacgctccaccgccgaagactagtcaTAGGGTATGGAACTATTTTTCCAGGGCTCGAGATTCTTCTCGGCGgccctgcatatatgtatgtacgtacatacatggtgaccggaaaaatgcactcgagatagttgcactctcgagacatccaaactttcaaagacgCTAAACGacaactaacgcaatagaaatctacaaaaaagcgtcaagggggtatttatatgttatccgagggtacCTATTGGGTAAGTTGTTTTTGagagcctttgaaaattaggacttctcaaaactgcgctactattcagtgcaatttggtgcatctttccgggaaccgtacatacatatgtgaggaTAGATACCTATTGGTAACACATAAAATCGTCACCTTATGAGAAATAATCCGAGATTATTTCTCGCAAAACCCAATATCGTTGAATAGAGAAATAATGACCTTATTTTCAAAGGCGCttaaaagaacttacgcaatatatAGAactccacaaaaaatggttagcACCCTATGGATAACAAACAAATACCTCTTAAcgctttttgtggaattctattgcgttagttctccttgagcatctttttCCTCGATCCTCGAGCAAGTTTGGAtttctcgagagtgcaactatgtATCtctagtgcatttttccggtcaccgtgaTAATGATCAAATAAATGAACCTCTGTAAGTAAGCAAATCCAAAACGAAATAATAAACTAAGGTTAGTATTTCTATATAAACACAGTCGGTGAATCAACTTCAGTCCcctaatttttattgtaatcatcAACCATGCTTTTCAAAATAGTCCATTTAGGTACATAGATTCTTATTAGAATTGCGATACCTACGTATTTCACTACATgtgattgaaattgaaatgacCTGGCATCAGACGCCTTCTCTCCCCCATCCCACTGAGGGCCATGAGGTTTTATGAGGTGGTTTCGACGAGTGGGGTTGTGGGTGCGGTGGGCCAATCCCCTCGGTATAAATATGGTCGGTTGTTATGGCAACGATAGCAGAGACGAGCGGGGTGACTACAGAGAGgcaatgcaattattttatatcgttATCTGCGTATTTTCGTCTAGCACTCTTCAGTTGAaatgtaaattttgattttcttcCCCGTAGTATTACATCGAAATATGAATAAGTCATCGTCACAATCATATACaatgttatgtattattttggGATTGCAAAGCacgatttgaaattcaaaacgtaaataaaaatttgcattactaCATGCAGTATAATTCGTATTATCGGGGTATTTTTCGgaagatttattacaattaaaaatagttATAGCTACCAATAGAATAATTCGTGAAAGtagacgtgatttttttttatttagttatatgaaaaatcataaaatattttcgtttaagtaaatatttaatataaaaatttttagaatttttgtttattagtACAAAGTAGTGGGATATTAAATTAGTAGGTTattacttgtacatatataatatatatatacatatatgtatgtatatattgcaaTCCGTCAAAGAtatttcgaattttttgacttaattgaattgaattaaattatatttaatgattttaaagttttaaaagaTTTAAATGATTATAACTAAAACTGTTCCGAGAGTATAAAATGAGTCGTCTATAAATTTCAGCTCTTTTTTATTAGCTTCTTTCTGTTAAGTCCAGTGACAATCCCgtcccgtcaaaaaattgtgatctgattttgaatcaATTCCActcaatggctacgtccacactaccgatatctacacccgatatttacgaatttttccataaccagttcctaaatagcaaccacaggctgcaatatgggaactggatatggaaaattcgaaaatatcgggtgtagatatcggtagtgtaaacGTAGCCAATGATGCACAGTCGATACGAATCGTGATTCTAGTATCGTCGATTTCAAAACAGCTAGGATAAACTACTGATTATATTGACACTTACCTATTACACTGTCAATACGGATCTTGATACGTGTGAAACTGTTAATAATGGTCACTTCAGGTTGCTTTGATATATCTTATTTTATCGTTCCTTCTTTCGTTGTTTCATtatatcggttcggtgattactagtaaaatgtgaaccggtcacaggacaaccggtcgctctagatcgatcacccgtcacactaaaactggtcacaccctaaaatcggtcacgagaaaactggttgaccgattttagggtgtgaccagttttagggtgtgaccagtttttgtgtgaccagtttttgtgtgacgggtgattacgtgtgaccgatctagagcgaccggttgtcctgtgactggtttacatatgactagtagtccgtttacccattATAtcatatactttttattattcttgtcTAAATTATGTCACATTTTAAAtaactctcccccccccccttcttgtGATCAATATCAGTTTGatatactattgttgcgtaggggtgggtggaggatccaagtaaaaggccaacagtcgtttcacagcatttattgatgattcaggaggtacacgtattgccagtgttcagtccagaatgacctgatatcgcctacgtaccgccttataaagggtagatctctcaggacgcctaatctgtttacctgttgtatagtcacgtattcggatatgtatttccacgacaatGGGTcgccccgtaccgattctgagaaataactaataagggtcattgtttagcctaaatgcacttagagtccagatataatccttggaagtaagtgcctgcatttagttaatccgataacagatatccgttggtctaagtgcaattcgctcaatccgcggcgtacgttacactattttcaaaaaaaaaaatgttgatttttagtggcatatttattaaaacctgttttgttttgttacttTATTCGTTTATAATCATCGCATTATATATTCGATTTTCCTTCTTCCCCAAATTTTTtagtgttatttaaaaaaaattccaattgGATTTTGTGGATAGGTTTCTAGTTGGAAATCGACAATCTTATTTATGATGTGTGAAGTATCATGTGTGATGTATTTCATCTGATTAACGTAGATTGTGAACAGCTGAAATGAAaagtaaaagtaataataaagaaTTGTCTTGCGACAAAAGATTgtggttatattataataatgtaaaaagTATATGAAATGGCACGGAAACGAAATGGTTGGCAGTAGTGTGATCTGTAGCGGAAGATCGGTGTGTTGGTGTGTCGGTGTGTCGGTGTGTCGGTGTGCGTGGAGTGCGATTGTGTGCGATCGCCGATCGTCGATTGCCGATCGCCGATCGTCGATCGACGAGTTTGGTCGGCGGCGGTTCATCGCTCGTCTTCGCTATCGCCATCGTCATCTTCGGTTACATAAAGAGTGGTGTCGGTGTGGTGTGTTGTGAAGtcgagtggagtggagtggagtggagtggagtggaggggaggggaggggaggggaggggcggGGTGGGGGAGCGAGGAGTCTGACGTCAGATGTGGCAGTGGTGTCGGTGTGGCTGAGGCCGAGGCCGAGGCTGACCGTAGTCGGGAGATGTGGGTGTGGGAGTCGCGggtgtcggagtcggagtcggagccggagtcggagtcggagtcggagtcggagtcggcgTCGGAAGGTGTGTGAGTCGGAGTGAGGGGGTCGCCGCTCCCCGCTCCGCCGAAATGCGCGCCCCTTCCGCCATCCGACACCACCCCGctgccgccgccgccgccgcccgCAACAACCCTCGCACCGTGACCTTCCGCGACGAGGCGACGCTCGTCACTGGATACTTGGAGCCTGACAACCCCTGGACGCACGGTGAGACTCTTCACTCACACCAACACACCAACACACCACACCAACACCAATGCTACCACCCGTCTGTCACCTACCACCACTTCTTTATCCTCGACACGACATAGGTCATGGTCGACAAACGTCAATTTTCAAACACAAATTAATCGATCACTCACTACACAGAACAAtgacaaattatttttcaaattaaaacaaaaacacgTTTTAATTTTGCTTGAAatgtttcttttgtttttttttcatagatcAATTATGCTCGAAAATCTAGgcacacaaaaaaatattgatattgctCAATAATGATATGATTCAAACCACCGAAACgttcatatttgaatttttcccAATAGAAATGTATACAATGATGATATAaacaaattgtttaaaaaaataaacatatcacATACAAAGTCATTCAAATGAATATCTAAGACGATATTCAATAACTATCTATGAGATATTGTCGCGCTCGAGTTACCCGTGTCCTATTAGATCGCAAAGATTGGCCGTAGAGTTTGACCCCAATTTACATTAACGGTATAGAAACGTGTGAGGAACAAAAATCTCATTGTCTCAACATCGAGTTGTTTATGAAACCTTTCAACCCGTATTTTCATTTCGCGTTCGGTCCATCTTTTGAAAGTCATCGTGGATAATTTAGCTAGCGCTCCATTGTTCTCGATAGTGCAATAATTTCCCATTCGACATTCGCTCACAAGAATATTCAAATCGGTATCGGCGCATTGAAATGCGGTAAACATTGTAGAAATTATACGCCTTTATTCTCGATCGTATGAGTcatgtgataaatttaaattgtgataATTGATACTCGAAACTCTCAAAGACCTATTGAATAAAGTGGGTCCTATTGAATATTacaacaaaatgaaaaattatgagTGTATATCTGAATTCTATATTTCTCTGAAAATTTGAGTTTTAAATCTTTTTTCATTGTGAATGAGAAATGAAACTTTAAGCAAATAAACTGAACATGGCGATTATTGACATTTCATGTTAACATAcgttttcttttaaattgtaatatctTTTGACCTCCACGATAAATGTAGCTCAATTTATCTTCGATCATACAGAATGATTGCATCTCTGttgtatttatattgttaaaatacATTCTTTTGATTGTTCAATTTTACATgtgtaattgtttattttataattattctaaCACGTGTAATTGCTTTGacctttaaattataattatataagaaTAAAAAGATGAAATCTATTTTGTTTTCAAGGTGcctatattatgtgtatttattttttacttaaatatacatattttatgtatatataacgagggctgccgagaggaatcccgggccctggaaaaatgattttgagccctatgataaataaaatataagatcttagagatatatttttaatatgcgaaaaatctatcagaactactAGTATATGttgattgttaatttttttaaataattggataagaaagtatgatataacaggtacgatttcacatggacataAAGAATACgcggattgaaaaataatacacatttagtattaaataaatatatgtatgtagaataatataaaatatcaatatcggtcagtCGATTGTCCTGATAAGGtgcccctcgagtagtccagGCCCTAGAACTTTACCCCAgcttcccccccccctctcgttgaccctgtatatacatagctagtatgaaaatatttaatcataGATTTTTACATACGTCGTAACATAATAAATTCTTaacaaaaaaaactgaaaagtaTTCGGAGATTGATaacttatacatacacacatatatatttatatgcctATATTATCTGTTGTGTCACTTCAGAATAAGCATTACCGAATGATAGGATTGCTCCCATTTGATTTTTCTCACGAAAGACGCCCAGCCGTCTGGCACGAATGTTTAATGACACATTTCTCACTTTGGCACTATGCAATTGAACGCGGGCCAAAATTTATGTTTACTTTACAATTGTGTGAAAATTCGACTATAGAACTACACGTATATTATCCATACGCCTATGAACATTGTGAATTACCAGTATTATGAATTTTTTCAGTGGAGGAGACTTCTGGTGAAGAATTAGTCCTTGGATATATACAATCATGCCGAAAACACAACACCGCTGCTATAGAGAGTGTCATGGACCAACTAAAAGTACGTGCATTATACACTAATGTTGAAACATCATTTGAACGAATCGTTCGAAGCGTCCTTACTgacatattatgttattttaataaCCAGGAAATGAAAGTTGTGAGCGCGTCATGCCGACAGGGAACCTTAACACTGGCCGGGTGTGCTTTGACACCAGTCGCTTGTGAAGCTTTGGAATCCATTCTCAAAAAAGTTCGCTTTCAAAGGATTGATCTACACGACTGCCAATTAAATGATGATGCCGCCGTTTGTTGCTTCTCTCATCCTTGACACATTATACGtacatttaaaatgataaaattaataaaaaatatatttcaggtGGCTctttttgatatggttgaatattatGAAAGCGCAACCGAATTGGATATTTCAGGAAATAAGGGTTTGGGCATACCAGCCTGGCAAGCATGCTCCAAAATGCTTCACAaggtgaaaatataattttgatatgaaaacataatatgtatatgaattgtaATTAAATCGTTGAATTTATGTTGATTGTTTAGTGTCAATGGCTAGAACAATTGGAAATAAGAGATACGTCACTAAGTGAGAGTTCGGTGCCGGTGCTAGGACGTGGATTGCGTCCTGCCTGCTCGCTACGTAGCTTACATCTTCAGAGGTCACGTCTTGCCGGTGCTCCCTTATTGTGTCTCGGTAATTATCAAGATTTTAATTGATTGATAGAAATTTATAGTTTGTGACTAATTTATGACTTTATTACTTAGCTGGTTTCTTGAAGCAAAACAAGTCAGTTCGTGAACTGCATATTGGAGACAACCATTTGGTAGCTTCTGACGCTAAACATCTTGGATCAATGCTAAAATCAAATTCCTCATTACAATTGCTCGATATTAGTAACAATGATATACaggtaataattacatatatatttaaaacatgtatgtatgtatattgaaatttatatactattactgagtatgtatgtaatatgtttttAGGATTCTGGCATAGAAGCCATTGCAGAAGCCTTAGCGGAACAGTCGTCTGCTCAATCTTCATCCAGCAGCTCAAGCAGTGACTCTCCCATGTCTTCACCTCAATCGAGCAGTTCTGGTTATTATTGAAATGAGTTTTCCTACTTATAATTGTGTGAATATGTAATGATGTCCATACTATTATTCCATGTAGGATCTGTTCTAGATCGAGGGCTAGCAGTATTAATTGTATGGAATAACAATCTCACAAGAAATAGTGGAAATCACTTCTGCAAAGCTTTGGTAAGTTGTGCAGTAAGTATGATATGTCTGTTCATAGGTGTTTAGCAGTTTTCATACAACGTTTATTTGTTATAGTCCCGGTGCCGATCGTTAGAAGTGCTTAATATTGGTCAAAATCCCTTATGCGGCGAAACTGTTAATAGATTTAGAAGTGCCCTTCAACAAAATCGCTCACTGCTCAGTCTCGGCATGCAGAGTACTAAATTAGGAGCTGAAGCCGCTATAGCTATAGCTGAAGTCATAGAAGATAACCCTGTGAtacaagtatatatatatatatattttattatgttccTTTGTTTGAATTAATCTTTAATAGTATACTGTAATAACGGTTTGTATTCTTCAGAGAATTGATCTCAGAGACAACAAGTTGCAGATGGCAGGATTGCTAGCGTTAGCTACTGCACTTAAAAAGAACCATTCTGTTACAAGAATAGATCTTGATGATGCTCCTCCCTCACAGGTTTTATCTTATTCAcctttaaatacatatagttTCAATTTGATACTCACTTTtgtcatactttttttatttagcctAATAAAGAGCAACCTTTAGAAGAAACTCGTCTTGTATCAGAAATTAGATCATTGTGTAAGAGAAATGAATCCCAGTTAAATCCCTCTACATTGACTGCTGACGATGATGATTCTACTTCAATGCAGAGAAGACGCGCTGCTTCTTTTACGACTCGAAAAATAAGTTTGACATGTCAAACATTACAAACATTACCAGAACCAGTATTGTCACCACCAAAAACTTCAACTGGTCGCTTACGATCTCCATCGCCGAGCCCTATACCATCTCCAGCTAGCAGTCCTATACCTAGTCCTTCACATCGAAGTCGATTTCAAGTATCTCGAGTTAGTGATTCTTCACCTGGAAATTCACAAAGTCCAAGCCCGTCCACACCTCCAGGCCAGAGGTCGTTTTTCCCTGGAAATTCGCGCTTTCGAGTCGTAACAGTCCAAGAACCACCTTCAATATCAGTTCATGGTCCAGAAGAAAATGTGACTAAAGAAACGACACCTATGATTGATGAATCGAGTCAAACTGATAatggaaaaattgtaaaatgtccAAATAGCAGATTTAGCATTGTAAGGAATGTTGAAATAGCACAACACAGAAATAAAAATGTCATAATAAACTACTCTTTAGGTTCTGAAAAACAACCAAAGACACAGTCCCAAGCTGTATCtactgatttaattaaaaatgaagacAGTTTGAAAATTTCGGATCAATGTGCAAATAAAATTGATACAGATTTTCAAGATTTGGATTCAATGAAAGACTTAGATGACGATAGGCACCAACAGAAAATTGATGTATTTTCTACCAGTGAAATACCATCTTTGAATAATAGCAATTCGAAGAAAACATTCAATgtcataaagaaaaataaaagtgaatCTAGTTTGGACAGTCCTGATTTGGAAGTCTCAAGACTTATGCAACCTCAAGGAAAAAATAATGCTTATGATAGTAGTTCCAGCTTGGATATATCAGGCAGCTCAATGGAATCTCTTAACACCTTAGAACTCAATATAGATACTGAAATTAGTATTGTTGATAAGCAACCGGCTTCAAAACAAGCCTTTTCTACAGAGTTTTCTTTAGATTCCGAAGAAAATGACGTTTTTGGTGAAGATAAAGCAATTCAAAAACGCGGTAACTTATCATCATCAAATGAAAGCAGTTTAGATTTAAGTGCACCAGTTGAAGTTTCCTCAGGAAACATATTCCATTTTTCAAACCAATCTTTCTTAAATTCTTCCGTCTCCTCAAACGAAAGTGTGTCTCCAAATATATTTGGAAAACATATGAAATTGCATGGATCTGTCACTAGTTTAGAAGCTAGTGTAAGCTCCCTAGATTCTTGTAAATCTATTGGAAATACCTTATTAAGTCCAGGTGCAAATGATGGTACTAAGAAATTTTTTTCAACTCAAGAAAACTGCCTCATCGATTCTGCAGATTCTGGTATATTTCAATCGGATAATTCACCAAAAACAACTAATGATTCGACGTCATCTAATGAAGGCACTCTTACAGACAACTCCAATTTATCCAAAATGATGCGATCGATCGGATCATCCTTAGAGATACAAGGAATAACTAGTTTCTCTGATAAATCTTGTAAAACTCCCAAAAGAACAGCAAGTCTATTGGATGTTCCGTCTTCAAGCTCAAAACAACGAACTAGAAAAATTTCGATTTGTTCACAGAAAAAGGAAAATGAAGAATTGCCACAGCAAAAAGCTCAATCGAGTCTTGAAAagctattaaatatttttcaaaatccaaGTAGTATATTTTCTAGAACTGTTGACAACAGTGAAAAGAAGATGGACACTCAAAGTACTCAAAGACGAGATTCACAAACTTcttccaatttatctggttcGTTTTGGCCATGGAACCTAGGCAGTACCAGCTCTTTGACTATCAAAAGCCAGGGTGCTGAAAAACCAAAGAACACTGAAAATATAGATagtgaatatgaaaaaaatattggcaGAGTGACATCTTCCATTTCCGCAGAGTATACCGTCAAACTTATAGAGAAAAAGCAGCTACAAGATGATTCTTTGACTTCGGCAACAGCTATGGTTTCTAATATtccaaaaaatagtaataataatttaacttCAACTTCAGTTGACGATGAGAGCATTTGTAGATTAAGAAAGTATGAAGTATTACCCTGTGATAACTTAGATGAAATTGAATCAAAAGATGTGTCTGTTGAACatccaaaaattatatatggcGATATTTGCAATACTGCTGATGTGAGGGCTAAAGAGTTGCAGTCTGGACTCAAAAATGACATGGATGCAGATATCTCAAAATGTGATAATAAAATGGTACAATCAAATATGGATGAAAAAATGAATGTGTTTACACAGAATGTTACCACATTTTCTTTCATTGATGAGGATAATATTACTAAGAATGCagtacaaaataatttattagtatTAAGTGCTTACGATGTTGGTCTCAATCCTGACGGAGAAAACCTCAAGTCTCAGAGCGTTGATAGATGTGATATAATACTAGATGATGAATCAATCAAAAAGGAAACTACCGATTTCTTCTTTATCAAGTCGTCTAAAATAGACGACGCAATTTTACCCAGTAATGAAAATATTCAAGTTGAAGACTTGGAGATGGAGACAGAAaccattacattaaaatttgatgGAGGTAGTGCACTGTTGCATGATATGAATCCAATTGTAAATATTGAAGATGCGGAGAATATATATCCAGACTGTAAAGATTCAACGCTAGTGGCCAATCTTCCTGCAGATCTGATTGCAGCTgagtttaaattaattaacatgGATCCGTTTGAATCAAAAATAATTGACAAAGAAACGAATAATCCCAATGAAGGAAATGGGGCGCAAAAATTCCAGGTATCTGAAATATCTATTGCTGTACCAAAATCCGCTACCGCTGACATCGAAGATGCAACCCCCGGTAGAATAAACATTGATGATGGTCCTTCATTGAAAAACCCTAGTTTAAAAATTGatgataatattttgaatacgaTAGTGTTAAGTACGAAGTCCGTTGAATCTTTAAACGAAGCTAACAT
This window contains:
- the LOC143923117 gene encoding uncharacterized protein LOC143923117 isoform X1: MRAPSAIRHHPAAAAAAARNNPRTVTFRDEATLVTGYLEPDNPWTHVEETSGEELVLGYIQSCRKHNTAAIESVMDQLKEMKVVSASCRQGTLTLAGCALTPVACEALESILKKVRFQRIDLHDCQLNDDAAVALFDMVEYYESATELDISGNKGLGIPAWQACSKMLHKCQWLEQLEIRDTSLSESSVPVLGRGLRPACSLRSLHLQRSRLAGAPLLCLAGFLKQNKSVRELHIGDNHLVASDAKHLGSMLKSNSSLQLLDISNNDIQDSGIEAIAEALAEQSSAQSSSSSSSSDSPMSSPQSSSSGSVLDRGLAVLIVWNNNLTRNSGNHFCKALSRCRSLEVLNIGQNPLCGETVNRFRSALQQNRSLLSLGMQSTKLGAEAAIAIAEVIEDNPVIQRIDLRDNKLQMAGLLALATALKKNHSVTRIDLDDAPPSQPNKEQPLEETRLVSEIRSLCKRNESQLNPSTLTADDDDSTSMQRRRAASFTTRKISLTCQTLQTLPEPVLSPPKTSTGRLRSPSPSPIPSPASSPIPSPSHRSRFQVSRVSDSSPGNSQSPSPSTPPGQRSFFPGNSRFRVVTVQEPPSISVHGPEENVTKETTPMIDESSQTDNGKIVKCPNSRFSIVRNVEIAQHRNKNVIINYSLGSEKQPKTQSQAVSTDLIKNEDSLKISDQCANKIDTDFQDLDSMKDLDDDRHQQKIDVFSTSEIPSLNNSNSKKTFNVIKKNKSESSLDSPDLEVSRLMQPQGKNNAYDSSSSLDISGSSMESLNTLELNIDTEISIVDKQPASKQAFSTEFSLDSEENDVFGEDKAIQKRGNLSSSNESSLDLSAPVEVSSGNIFHFSNQSFLNSSVSSNESVSPNIFGKHMKLHGSVTSLEASVSSLDSCKSIGNTLLSPGANDGTKKFFSTQENCLIDSADSGIFQSDNSPKTTNDSTSSNEGTLTDNSNLSKMMRSIGSSLEIQGITSFSDKSCKTPKRTASLLDVPSSSSKQRTRKISICSQKKENEELPQQKAQSSLEKLLNIFQNPSSIFSRTVDNSEKKMDTQSTQRRDSQTSSNLSGSFWPWNLGSTSSLTIKSQGAEKPKNTENIDSEYEKNIGRVTSSISAEYTVKLIEKKQLQDDSLTSATAMVSNIPKNSNNNLTSTSVDDESICRLRKYEVLPCDNLDEIESKDVSVEHPKIIYGDICNTADVRAKELQSGLKNDMDADISKCDNKMVQSNMDEKMNVFTQNVTTFSFIDEDNITKNAVQNNLLVLSAYDVGLNPDGENLKSQSVDRCDIILDDESIKKETTDFFFIKSSKIDDAILPSNENIQVEDLEMETETITLKFDGGSALLHDMNPIVNIEDAENIYPDCKDSTLVANLPADLIAAEFKLINMDPFESKIIDKETNNPNEGNGAQKFQVSEISIAVPKSATADIEDATPGRINIDDGPSLKNPSLKIDDNILNTIVLSTKSVESLNEANILSKDFDLLLASDKDMQSTVISTEDIENIKNDFSSSDNCFKLNKKSLDFSDNPSARIAPSILKQSIGLENKTSPNDKQLSPESGPSIDNLPSRIIKRIKENISPENTLTSSMSNTQALVQELAERRKNDDLFCRISEKQYNNESNVDQTESLKSESIIICSDSDIKVELDISDVSNANLFDNNQYFVDSMSSEKLNVLNIGIDDTNIEVGIDLINKDHEMNDTNTDFSNNKNLENENQCMVVECESAFTIPDNFEELRDIDYKLIPEISCDIVDDVNRVSFENIEDNYSVHLNSEDEKKYEDNLQDKIDNFDITDHPIEEGKDVLDVINLSEINTNDTINVPAEGDNTTEILKSDVTFEVSALKQNSGSCDVQDNLGDEILESSEIKVIKMEEKGFKDNKSGFKPISILKKSNERKHCSLPRDIPEHKKIGDSESCRSVEKHAPIRCGSLPESISGYSPKSMSDNLANRGKIGKSRSPINTLGKMARDSLYALNMNDDEIADLAHSKRQSLESVRSLGSVSEDAGDTFPLRKVFSSSESRSLGPCTSQESLASLASISEIAAEAADASKHEDKV